The proteins below are encoded in one region of Salmo salar chromosome ssa02, Ssal_v3.1, whole genome shotgun sequence:
- the kel gene encoding kell blood group glycoprotein isoform X1 — MAETPAEPQIDCELQPPSNTLSEPQLQSQLHPLSEPQPLPQPDTIPQPDTLPQPDTLPQPQPLPQPDTIPQPDTLPQPDTLPQPQTLPQPDTLPQPWPQPLPQPDSLPEPQPLPQPDTLPQPCPHPLPQPQPDSLSEPQLLPQPDTLPQPWPQPLPQPDTLPQPDTLPQPQLLPQPDTLPQPWPQPLPQPQPDSLPEPQPLPQPDTLPEPQPQSEEEVKPWVWTCHRVLLLFLLASSFCTSILGLAYYSQQHRPPESTPPASPPCTSPACQRATARLSISVDPFSQPCDYFLFPCGSEGASLSNRGRQRGKGIPLHPQGHKSRAAQAEKERERGRKERETGTDIIEKATADRMPDRQTALLLTMREILEADDRSSPGNSAKQKACMFYRSCMDTGPTETAGPEPFLRLVHKLGGWAVSGQWNQTDFNSTLSLLMRDYGTFPFFSVYVGKDPNDTQGDKRYIQIDQPDFQIPTEWSSKTQKSKANTQILRLFLASYQRLLSLLGSPSSSTSLHIGLFISLSSELAVAASPLPHRLQQGLLYQRITIKELQVRTLAPAIDWLSCLQTTFHPHPVSQSDHVLLHNLPYIVHMSRIIGKWLNKHELSGSGPLHTFMVLSLLHTVIPALDSRFTQTERNFSLALGTTEEDVPRWKQCVLQTEKGFDTVLTHLLRETTAYTEADELIQNVYSSIKSKLPDLRWRDEESRMSVLNKIQSLTPRLSTKNIFSEAELNQLYSKVTIDEHKYFSNYIQSLSLQRQRSSKLFSQTEGDDIWSITPFLSGNELVFPMGMFVQPLFHPTYPRAVNFGVLGSLMAKDILHLLLPNIHSQSMSPRSIAECVRYQYLSMTEGPGREEAFSLSPAQQQEMWVQYSALQIALQAYNQSLKKYPGDSSLSGLSHTHLFLTSFTQINCDSDPYHEFMPFEPSFLVTVICGYSDLCPTTLSCPNKPQQHLLGTC, encoded by the exons ATGGCAGAAACCCCAGCAGAGCCTCAG ATTGACTGTGAGCTGCAGCCCCCATCTAATACCCTTTCTGAGCCTCAGCTCCAGTcccaactacaccctctctcTGAGCCCCAGCCCCTACCCCAGCCTGATACCATTCCCCAGCCTGATACCCTTCCCCAGCCTGATACCctaccccagcctcagcccctaCCCCAGCCTGATACCATTCCCCAGCCTGATACCCTTCCCCAGCCTGATACCCTACCCCAGCCTCAGACCCTACCCCAGCCTGATACCCTTCCCCAGCCTTGGCCTCAGCCCCTACCCCAGCCGGATAGCCTTCCTGAGCCCCAGCCACTACCCCAGCCTGATACCCTTCCCCAGCCTTGTCCCCATCCCCTACCCCAGCCTCAGCCGGATAGCCTTTCTGAGccccagctcctaccccagcctgaTACCCTTCCCCAGCCTTGGCCCCAGCCCCTACCCCAGCCTGATACCCTTCCCCAGCCTGATACCctaccccagccccagctcctaccccagcctgaTACCCTTCCCCAGCCTTGGCCCCAGCCCCTACCCCAGCCTCAGCCGGATAGCCTTCCTGAGCCCCAGCCACTACCCCAGCCTGATACCCTCCCtgagccccagccccagtctgaAGAGGAGGTGAAGCCCTGGGTGTGGACATGTCACCGCgtactccttctcttcctcctggcATCCTCCTTCTGCACCTCCATACTGGGCCTGGCCTACTACTCCCAGCAGCACCGCCCACCAGAGAGCACACCGCCAGCCTCTCCTCCATGTACCTCCCCGGCTTGTCAGAGGGCGACCGCCCGTCTTTCCATCTCAGTCGACCCCTTCTCTCAGCCCTGTGACTACTTCCTGTTTCCCTGTGGGTCTGAAGGGGCGTCTCTGTCcaacagggggagacagaggggcaaGGGCATCCCCCTACACCCACAGGGCCACAAGAGCAGGGCAGcacaggcagagaaagagagagaaagagggaggaaggagagagagacaggcacggACATAATAGAAAAGGCTACAGCAGACAgaatgccagacagacagactgcactACTGCTGACAATGAGGGAGATTTTGG AAGCTGACGACCGCTCCAGCCCGGGTAACTCAGCGAAGCAGAAGGCCTGTATGTTCTACCGTTCCTGTATGGACACTGGCCCCACAGAGACCGCCGGGCCAGAACCTTTCCTCAGGCTAGTCCACAAG cTGGGTGGCTGGGCTGTATCAGGCCAGTGGAACCAGACAGATTTCAACTCCACTCTGTCTCTACTGATGAGAGACTATGGTACCTTCCCATTCTTTAGTGTTTATGTGGGCAAGGATCCTAACGACACTCAAGGAGACAAGCGTTACATACAG ATTGATCAGCCGGATTTTCAGATACCTACTGAATGGAGCAGCAAGACTCAGAAGTCCAAAGCTAACACGCAG ATCCTGCGTCTGTTCCTGGCCTCGTATCAGAGGTTGCTGTCCCTGTTGGGCTCTCCCTCCAGCAGCACCAGTCTCCATATCGGCCtgttcatctctctgtcctctgaacTGGCTGTAGCTGCCTCTCCTCTGCCGCATCGCCTGCAGCAGGGATTACTGTACCAGCGCATCACCATCAAAGAGCTACaggtgcgg ACCCTGGCCCCTGCCATTGATTGGCTGAGCTGTCTACAGACCACCTTCCATCCCCACCCTGTTAGCCAATCGGATCACGTCCTCCTGCACAACCTCCCTTACATAGTCCACATGTCCCGCATCATCGGCAAATGGCTGAATAAGCATGAATTGAGTGGCAG TGGCCCTCTTCACACCTTCATGGTCCTCAGTCTCCTCCACACTGTCATACCCGCGCTGGACTCCAggttcactcagacagagaggaATTTCTCCTTAGCTCTGGGGACTACAGAGGAG GATGTCCCTCGCTGGAAGCAGTGCGTTCTGCAGACTGAGAAAGGGTTTGACACGGTACTAACACACCTACTGAGAGAGACCACCGCATACACAGAG GCAGATGAGCTGATTCAGAATGTCTATTCCTCCATCAAGTCCAAACTACCTGATCTCAGGTGGAGAGATGAGGAGTCTCGCATGTCTGTTTTGAATAAG ATTCAGTCTCTAACTCCAAGACTTTCAACTAAAAACATTTTCAGTGAAGCTGAACTCAACCAACTGTATTCAAAA GTGACAATTGACGAACACAAGTATTTCTCCAACTAcatccagtctctctccctccagcgcCAGAGATCAAGCAAACTCTTTTCCCAGACTGAAGGAGATGATAT TTGGTCCATCACTCCATTTCTCTCCGGCAATGAGCTAGTCTTTCCCATGGGGATGTTTGTCCAGCCTCTCTTCCACCCTACCTATCCCAG ggCCGTCAACTTCGGGGTTTTGGGGTCTCTGATGGCCAAAGatattctccatctccttctACCCAACA TCCATTCTCAGAGTATGTCTCCCAGGTCCATAGCAGAGTGTGTGCGGTACCAGTACCTGAGTATGACAGAGGGACCAGGGAGAGAGGAGGCGTTCTCGCTGTCACCGGCACAGCAGCAGGAGATGTGGGTGCAGTACTCTGCTCTGCAGATTGCACTACAG gctTACAATCAGAGTTTGAAGAAGTATCCTGGggactcctctctctcaggcCTCTCTCACACTCATCTGTTCCTTACTTCATTCACTCAG ATCAACTGCGACTCTGACCCGTACCATGAGTTCATGCCCTTTGAACCTTCCTTTCTGGTTACTGTCATCTGTGGGTACTCTGACCTCTGCCCTACGACCCTCTCCTGCCCCAACAAACCCCAGCAGCACCTCTTAGGGACATGCTGA